A genomic region of Penaeus vannamei isolate JL-2024 chromosome 42, ASM4276789v1, whole genome shotgun sequence contains the following coding sequences:
- the LOC113810612 gene encoding uncharacterized protein (The sequence of the model RefSeq protein was modified relative to this genomic sequence to represent the inferred CDS: added 90 bases not found in genome assembly) codes for MGSLEQVNEEMADLLDDSSVASNDAQEKIKVQCRALWQLRATLEEEDPEEPDSDSGRMEVLSSPDHHSPGRTSDLENVTSATSHTTSFESNTEAIVGGESGGIEGTTGEEVGGVCREEVGGVCREEVGGVCREEVSQGRAETETTQTTLTLPSSEARRTSYRAILASRLKQLDASTRPPLSAENSFDSVDTECSSTTDLSRPEALTTSFDSTTDCPTDSTSDTHSHRLQQMKADSGYRSLEANNGRPPKLSKKQIHFMEDSVEVTEVDVERDRSRERPRSTDFSQDLPDELGDPQSKRERLRKSFAQFERRTSKSLTKKRREALRERHASLDTALSVPLSGPLIGVGGSLEVDAATTDEISGKRSVLARFLRTHRYPAAHYRLLQRDYSIDEKSDRLFKEFSRTEVPLEWEPPNRRSSRFYTSRRLHRHLDAEGSPRSHRRKLSPQDSIEEEDQMAAALWEGEVSRPESLTGSIAGDDVASFAVTEEAE; via the exons GTACAGTGTCGTGCCCTTTGGCAGCTGCGAGCtaccttggaggaggaggatcccGAGGAACCCGACTCGGACTCCGGCAGGATGGAGGTCTTGAGTTCTCCTGACCACCACTCGCCGGGGAGGACCTCGG ACCTTGAGAACGTAACCAGCGCCACCAGTCACACGACATCCTTCGAGAGCAACACAGAGGCCATAGTGGGCGGCGAATCGGGCGGCATAGAAGGCACCACGGGCGAGGAGGTGGGCGGAGTCTGTCGCGAGGAGGTGGGCGGAGTCTGTCGCGAGGAAGTGGGCGGAGTCTGTCGCGAGGAGGTGTCCCAGGGAAGAGCCGAGACGGAGACAACGCAGACGACCCTCACCCTGCCGTCTTCGGAGGCGAGGCGCACCTCCTACAGAGCCATATTAGCCAGCAGACTAAAG CAACTGGACGCCTCGACCCGCCCGCCGCTCTCAGCAGAGAACAGCTTCGACTCCGTGGACACCGAGTGCTCCTCGACGACGGACTTGAGTCGCCCCGAGGCCCTCACCACGAGCTTCGACTCCACCACCGACTGCCCGACGGACTCCACCAGCGACACGCACTCGCACCGCCTGCAGCAGATGAAGGCCGACAGCGGCTACAGGAGTCTGGAGGCCAACAACGGTCGTCCTCCGAAGCTCAGTAAAAAGCAGATCCACTTTATGGAGGACAGCGTGGAGGTCACCGAGGTGGACGTGGAGCGGGACCGCAGCCGGGAGCGCCCCCGAAGCACGGACTTCTCCCAGGACCTTCCTGACGAGCTGGGGGACccgcagagcaagagagagaggctcAGGAAGAGTTTTGCTCAGTTCGAGAGGCGCACCAGCAAGTCCCTGACCAAGAAGCGGCGAGAGGCCCTGCGCGAGAGACACGCCTCCCTCGACACGGCGCTCAGCGTCCCCCTCTCCGGCCCCCTCATCGGCGTGGGCGGCTCCCTCGAGGTCGACGCCGCCACCACCGACGAGATCAGCGGCAAGAGGTCCGTTCTCGCGCGGTTCCTCCGGACGCACCGGTACCCGGCGGCCCACTATCGCCTTCTGCAGCGCGACTACTCCATAGACGAGAAATCCGATCGCCTGTTCAAGGAATTCAGTCGGACGGAGGTCCCCCTGGAGTGGGAGCCCCCCAACAGACGGAGCTCTCGCTTCTACACCAGCAGGCGTCTCCACCGGCACCTGGACGCCGAAGGGTCGCCCAGGTCGCACCGCCGCAAGCTCTCGCCGCAGGACTCCATCGAGGAGGAGGACCAGATGGCCGCCGccctgtgggagggggaggtctcGCGGCCCGAGTCGCTGACAGGGTCCATCGCGGGCGACGACGTGGCCTCCTTCGCCGTGACCGAGGAGGCTGAGTGA